The Streptomyces phaeolivaceus genome has a window encoding:
- a CDS encoding FxLD family lanthipeptide: MAQQGTTALKAATDFTAAADTDFDLNIETIASAPVVPGLLNDTGDGCGATCQSACSNSTCIGG, translated from the coding sequence ATGGCACAGCAGGGCACCACCGCGCTCAAGGCCGCCACGGACTTCACGGCCGCCGCCGACACGGACTTCGACCTCAACATCGAGACCATCGCGTCCGCCCCGGTCGTGCCGGGTCTTCTGAACGACACCGGCGACGGCTGCGGGGCCACCTGCCAGTCCGCCTGCTCCAACAGCACCTGCATCGGAGGCTGA
- a CDS encoding lantibiotic dehydratase gives MGMYKAVDAILIRAAARPLAAQVPPWPDLDGSASGDVERWREWVGKVWTDDATAAAIEVASPLLVEAVHGVLNGRNQRPRTVQRTVISLVRYLLRMQHRATPFGLFAGPAPVRLGNQVQVQWGAGHRASARADAEWLTEIVTALEQNRDLLRRLPVIADPTCIVRGTRIAVPHQPGKDGPAEVTLRRTPAAEAVLELARSPITVDDIVAKLHAGYPDTPTSVIEDMVRGLVAHQILITSLRAPMTHDDALGHLVAELADLAELVAVSTEPQAATAGHLRQIHQLLIRHDHSPADEQRALRTEATRRMTALTGVTERTLVVNLLPDCEVVLPAEVAREAEQALHVMARISPFPAGPPAWQDYRARFLERYSMGALVPVRDLTDPDIGLGFPAGYRGSVLKRPVQGSTRRDEHLLSLAQHAAANQVREVVLTEEDLAALAVDEATQVPAHVELCFSVLATSLDALQQGQFTLSIAGLSQAAGTTTGRFLAMLDSADRHRMTAAYAALPTLTADAERAQVSSPPLRRRTQNVSRALAVTPHLLSLGEHNPAATLDLDDLAVTADSKRFYLASLSTGKLIEPSVMNAVELTNATHPLVRFVTEVHRSHTAVLTPFAWGAAARLPFLPEVRTSRTILSPACWRLRLSDLGHNDNPGRLRRLTNWRCRYGVTRTVFLGSDDQRLRLDLDHPTHQHLLRMELERTGTATLHEAPEDEAYGWLGHTHEITMPFASSLPPAVHHPRAIAVVRRDSGRLPGTSPWAYLKIYCHPERVPEILTTHLPGLFQDWAGGEPLWWYTRYSDPDTHLRLRLRLPAPDAFGTAAQHVGAWAAELRNTGLIRSIQWDTDEPETGRYGTGDTLAAAEHAFATDSAATIAQQTLGLLPHLQPAVTAASFTDIAATFTGSPAAGRRWLIEYLLKGQGEMPSRDLQALAIQLTAPDSDFAALRALPGGERVVTAWANRRAALETYRTALADHGAEPTDVLPSLLHMHHNRAAGIDPDNETICRRLARTAALSWSARTEGAPR, from the coding sequence ATGGGGATGTACAAGGCCGTTGACGCGATTCTGATCAGAGCAGCCGCCCGGCCTCTGGCGGCCCAGGTGCCTCCCTGGCCTGACCTGGACGGCAGCGCCTCCGGCGATGTGGAGCGCTGGCGGGAGTGGGTCGGCAAGGTCTGGACGGACGATGCCACGGCGGCTGCCATCGAGGTCGCCAGCCCTCTTCTGGTCGAGGCCGTGCACGGGGTGCTCAACGGCCGTAACCAGCGGCCCCGAACCGTCCAGCGCACGGTCATCTCCCTGGTGCGCTACCTGCTGCGGATGCAGCACCGTGCCACCCCCTTCGGCCTGTTCGCCGGCCCCGCGCCCGTACGCCTCGGGAACCAGGTGCAGGTCCAATGGGGCGCCGGACACCGGGCTTCCGCCCGAGCGGACGCCGAGTGGCTCACCGAGATCGTCACCGCCCTGGAGCAGAACCGCGATCTGCTGCGACGCCTGCCCGTGATCGCCGATCCCACCTGCATCGTCCGGGGCACCCGGATCGCCGTACCGCATCAGCCGGGCAAGGACGGCCCGGCCGAGGTCACCCTGCGCCGCACGCCCGCTGCCGAGGCAGTCCTTGAACTGGCCCGTTCGCCGATCACGGTCGACGACATCGTCGCCAAACTGCACGCCGGCTATCCCGACACGCCCACGTCGGTGATCGAGGACATGGTGCGTGGCCTCGTCGCACACCAGATCCTCATCACCAGCCTGCGGGCGCCCATGACCCATGACGACGCCCTCGGGCACCTGGTGGCCGAACTGGCAGACCTGGCCGAACTGGTAGCCGTCAGCACCGAGCCCCAGGCAGCAACGGCTGGGCACCTCCGGCAGATCCATCAGCTTCTGATCCGGCACGACCATTCCCCGGCCGACGAACAGCGGGCGCTGCGCACCGAGGCCACCCGGCGCATGACAGCCCTGACCGGCGTCACCGAGCGGACCCTGGTGGTGAATCTGCTGCCCGACTGCGAAGTCGTCCTGCCCGCCGAGGTCGCCCGAGAAGCAGAACAGGCCCTTCACGTCATGGCCCGTATCTCGCCGTTCCCGGCTGGGCCCCCGGCCTGGCAGGACTACCGCGCCCGTTTCCTGGAGCGCTACAGCATGGGCGCCCTCGTTCCGGTCCGCGACCTCACGGATCCTGACATCGGCCTCGGTTTTCCGGCGGGTTACCGCGGCTCCGTCCTCAAGCGACCCGTCCAGGGCTCAACCCGCCGGGACGAACACCTCCTGTCCCTCGCCCAACACGCGGCGGCGAACCAGGTACGCGAGGTGGTCCTGACGGAAGAGGACCTTGCCGCGCTCGCCGTCGACGAAGCCACTCAGGTCCCTGCCCATGTCGAGCTGTGCTTCTCCGTGCTCGCCACCTCCCTGGACGCCTTGCAACAGGGGCAGTTCACGCTGAGCATCGCGGGCCTGTCTCAGGCGGCGGGCACGACGACAGGACGGTTCCTGGCCATGCTGGATTCAGCCGACCGCCACCGCATGACGGCCGCGTACGCGGCCCTGCCCACGCTCACCGCCGACGCGGAGCGAGCGCAGGTCTCCAGCCCGCCGCTGCGCCGCCGTACCCAGAACGTCAGCCGCGCCCTCGCCGTCACGCCACACCTGCTGTCGCTGGGCGAACACAACCCCGCCGCCACGCTCGACCTGGACGACCTCGCGGTGACCGCGGACTCGAAGCGCTTCTACCTGGCTTCGCTGTCCACCGGCAAACTCATCGAGCCGTCGGTGATGAACGCCGTCGAACTCACCAACGCCACCCATCCGTTGGTCCGCTTCGTCACCGAGGTGCACCGCTCTCACACAGCAGTGCTGACCCCCTTCGCCTGGGGAGCCGCCGCCCGACTGCCCTTCCTGCCCGAAGTCCGCACCAGCCGCACCATCCTCTCGCCCGCCTGCTGGCGCCTGCGACTGAGCGACCTCGGCCACAACGACAATCCCGGCCGGCTACGCCGCCTCACCAACTGGCGCTGCCGCTACGGCGTAACCCGCACCGTCTTCCTCGGCTCCGACGACCAGCGCCTCCGCCTCGACCTCGACCACCCCACCCACCAACACCTCCTGCGCATGGAGCTGGAGCGCACCGGCACCGCGACACTGCACGAAGCCCCCGAGGACGAGGCATACGGCTGGCTCGGCCACACCCACGAAATCACCATGCCGTTCGCCTCCAGCCTCCCACCCGCAGTCCACCACCCCCGAGCGATTGCGGTCGTACGGCGCGACAGCGGGCGCCTGCCGGGCACCTCTCCATGGGCGTACCTGAAGATCTACTGCCACCCCGAACGCGTCCCGGAGATCCTGACCACGCACCTGCCCGGTCTGTTCCAGGACTGGGCAGGCGGCGAGCCGTTGTGGTGGTACACGCGCTACAGCGATCCGGACACCCACCTGCGTCTACGCCTCCGACTGCCGGCCCCCGATGCCTTCGGCACCGCCGCGCAGCACGTCGGAGCCTGGGCGGCGGAACTCCGCAACACCGGACTGATCCGCAGCATTCAGTGGGACACCGACGAACCTGAGACCGGCCGCTACGGCACCGGCGACACCCTGGCCGCCGCCGAGCACGCCTTCGCCACCGACTCCGCCGCCACCATCGCCCAACAAACGCTCGGCCTACTTCCCCACCTGCAGCCGGCCGTCACCGCCGCCAGCTTCACGGACATCGCCGCCACGTTCACCGGCAGCCCGGCGGCCGGGCGCCGCTGGCTGATCGAGTACCTGCTCAAGGGGCAAGGCGAGATGCCTTCGCGTGATCTCCAAGCACTGGCCATACAACTGACCGCCCCGGACAGCGACTTCGCCGCGCTACGAGCCCTGCCAGGCGGCGAACGCGTCGTCACCGCCTGGGCCAATCGCCGCGCCGCACTGGAGACGTACCGCACAGCCCTCG
- the fxlM gene encoding methyltransferase, FxLD system, with the protein MNNVPDMITPDDGVPTSDQQLRDEMVRELIALDAARSPHVVAAFRKVPRHLATPDDDMAAVYQAENAAITKKDADGVAISSVSAARIQAMQIEQADIRPGMRVLEIGSGGVNAAYLAEIVGPEGLVITVDIEPDVTARAEKFLADTGYDQQVRVITADGEYGMAEHAPYDRVIVTVQTADIPPAWTEQLVDGGRVVVPLRMRGMTRTVALVRHGDRLVSDSVELCGFVPMQGVGENRVRLVLLHDTEGEEVGLRLDGHPEPHADGLRAALRSPRVEAWSGVTLAGDESSEHLDLWLTTALDNLPLLAATPAARKRGLVASASPLGVPTLVDADSFAYRTVRRTDNPDRFELGAIGHGSQGQKAAERLVEEIRVWDREHRRDRAQIEVYPASTPDGQLPEGRVVDRPHTRVLITWP; encoded by the coding sequence GTGAACAACGTCCCCGACATGATCACCCCTGACGACGGAGTCCCGACATCCGACCAGCAGTTGCGCGACGAGATGGTCCGGGAACTGATCGCGCTCGATGCAGCCCGGAGCCCGCACGTAGTGGCCGCGTTCCGCAAGGTCCCTCGTCATCTGGCCACCCCCGACGATGACATGGCGGCGGTGTACCAGGCGGAGAATGCCGCGATCACGAAGAAGGACGCCGACGGCGTGGCCATCAGCTCGGTGTCCGCCGCCCGCATCCAGGCCATGCAGATCGAACAGGCCGACATCCGGCCCGGCATGCGGGTCCTGGAGATCGGCTCCGGCGGTGTCAACGCCGCCTACCTCGCCGAGATCGTCGGCCCCGAGGGCCTTGTCATCACCGTGGACATCGAACCCGACGTCACCGCACGCGCCGAGAAGTTCCTCGCCGACACCGGCTACGACCAGCAGGTGCGCGTCATCACCGCCGACGGCGAGTACGGCATGGCCGAGCATGCCCCGTACGACCGCGTCATCGTCACCGTCCAGACCGCCGACATCCCGCCGGCCTGGACCGAACAACTCGTCGACGGCGGCCGTGTCGTCGTGCCCCTGCGGATGCGCGGTATGACCCGCACCGTCGCTCTCGTCCGCCACGGCGACCGGCTGGTGAGCGACAGCGTCGAGCTGTGCGGTTTCGTGCCCATGCAGGGCGTCGGCGAGAACCGGGTCCGCCTGGTCCTCCTGCACGACACCGAGGGCGAAGAGGTCGGGCTGCGGCTGGACGGCCACCCCGAGCCCCATGCCGACGGGCTGCGAGCCGCCCTGCGCAGCCCTCGTGTCGAAGCCTGGTCCGGGGTGACGCTCGCCGGTGACGAGTCCAGCGAGCACCTGGACCTGTGGCTGACAACCGCGCTGGACAACCTGCCGCTCCTGGCCGCGACACCGGCTGCCCGCAAACGCGGCCTGGTCGCCTCCGCCTCGCCGCTCGGCGTGCCCACACTCGTCGACGCGGACAGCTTCGCCTACCGCACCGTGCGTCGTACCGACAACCCGGACCGATTCGAGCTCGGCGCCATCGGCCACGGCTCGCAGGGCCAGAAGGCCGCCGAGCGACTGGTGGAGGAGATCCGGGTCTGGGACCGCGAGCACCGCCGCGACCGGGCACAGATCGAGGTCTACCCGGCGTCCACGCCGGACGGGCAGCTCCCCGAGGGCCGGGTCGTCGACCGGCCCCACACGCGGGTCCTGATCACCTGGCCGTAG
- a CDS encoding NAD-dependent epimerase/dehydratase family protein, whose protein sequence is MRILVLGGTWFLGRSIVDEALRRGWDVTTFNRGLSGRDVPEVRAVHGDRTEVADLNRLASQGPWDAVIDTSSSELPPRDVRLAAQALRDTASRWVHVSTVSVYSGWPHKTLTESSEVLDCPSDADESFGHTGSDGSPTKYGFQKAGGERAFGERAVFLRPGVILGPGEYVGRLPWWLNRAGRGGPVLAPAPADRLIQPVDVRDVAAFAVDQAAATTGGAFNVAHPEGMGFGDFLLACLAITETDGHLVWVEPELLAEHGVRQWTELPLWRTHTGVWSVDAGRAVEAGLRCRPLTETITDTWAWLRADGRPVDHPRWAEHGLAPEKEARILAALASAS, encoded by the coding sequence ATGAGGATTCTGGTCTTGGGCGGTACGTGGTTCCTGGGCAGGAGCATCGTGGACGAGGCGCTACGCCGCGGTTGGGACGTGACGACGTTCAACCGCGGTCTGTCCGGGCGGGATGTGCCCGAGGTGCGCGCGGTCCACGGCGACCGTACCGAAGTAGCGGACCTCAACCGGCTTGCTTCCCAGGGTCCTTGGGATGCCGTGATCGACACGTCGAGTTCCGAGCTGCCGCCGCGTGACGTGCGGCTGGCCGCACAGGCGCTGCGTGATACGGCGTCCCGGTGGGTGCACGTCTCCACCGTGTCGGTGTATTCGGGGTGGCCGCACAAGACCCTGACCGAGTCGTCCGAGGTGCTGGACTGCCCGTCCGACGCGGACGAGTCCTTCGGCCACACGGGCTCGGACGGTTCGCCCACCAAGTACGGGTTTCAGAAGGCCGGCGGGGAGCGGGCGTTCGGTGAGCGGGCGGTGTTTCTGCGGCCCGGGGTCATTCTTGGGCCGGGTGAGTACGTGGGTCGGCTGCCGTGGTGGCTGAACCGGGCCGGCCGGGGCGGACCTGTGCTGGCGCCGGCTCCGGCCGACCGGCTCATCCAGCCGGTCGACGTGCGCGATGTCGCGGCCTTCGCCGTGGACCAGGCAGCTGCGACCACCGGCGGTGCCTTCAACGTGGCCCACCCTGAGGGGATGGGCTTCGGGGACTTCCTGCTCGCGTGCCTCGCCATCACCGAGACGGACGGCCACCTGGTCTGGGTGGAGCCGGAGTTGCTCGCCGAGCACGGAGTGCGGCAGTGGACCGAACTGCCCCTGTGGCGTACTCACACAGGGGTGTGGTCGGTGGATGCCGGCCGTGCGGTGGAGGCCGGTCTGCGGTGCCGTCCGCTCACCGAGACGATCACGGACACCTGGGCGTGGCTGCGGGCGGACGGTCGCCCTGTGGATCACCCCCGCTGGGCGGAGCACGGGCTCGCCCCCGAGAAGGAGGCCAGGATCCTCGCTGCCCTGGCCTCCGCTTCCTGA
- a CDS encoding tetratricopeptide repeat protein yields MDERPRTLLKALVAQRHWRYSDFLAHFTRIAEKVVKKGTANPTIFEAQFRRWTAGAIRTLPSPDACRVLEEMFGVSAAALFQGPPSPESPAPVFSLKDEIDMTARDASSEAGAAASASISDTTLDQLRDDVAELARRYHSFSAFEVLQTARRLREEAEQHRDRTQVPAQQQHLLIIAGQACALLSAAAFDLGSLDGATRLARASALYGETARFTPLRAFAGGALAYIAYFSGRPAEAAQIAQRAQMLTGLGDVAHRRLAAIEARAHGHRGDAASAQQAIDVSHREGRGETDDLHEGVAGEFGFPGERLAMSNASTCLLLGDGEQAEAAARTALELVTSKPEALRSAHVVGGAAADLAAARLLSSDLDGAAEALEPVWTVPGEQRATGLLTRIARIRRALTDECFRRTPLADEIGDRLEHFSRLAAQHQLGAGAGAVAALEG; encoded by the coding sequence ATGGATGAACGTCCCAGGACGCTGCTCAAGGCTCTGGTGGCCCAACGCCACTGGCGTTACAGCGACTTCTTGGCCCACTTCACGCGCATCGCCGAGAAGGTCGTCAAGAAGGGCACCGCGAACCCGACGATCTTCGAGGCGCAGTTCCGCCGATGGACCGCGGGAGCCATCCGGACCCTGCCGAGCCCGGACGCGTGCCGGGTGCTGGAGGAGATGTTCGGCGTCAGTGCCGCCGCCCTGTTCCAGGGGCCGCCCTCGCCCGAGTCACCCGCACCCGTATTCAGCCTGAAAGACGAGATCGACATGACCGCACGCGACGCATCCAGCGAGGCCGGCGCCGCCGCCTCCGCGTCCATCTCCGACACCACTCTCGACCAGTTGCGAGACGACGTCGCCGAACTCGCCCGCCGCTACCACTCCTTCTCGGCGTTCGAGGTCCTCCAGACCGCGCGCAGGCTGAGGGAGGAAGCCGAACAGCACCGCGACCGCACCCAGGTGCCTGCCCAGCAACAGCACCTGCTGATCATCGCGGGCCAAGCCTGCGCACTGCTGTCCGCGGCGGCCTTCGACCTCGGTTCCCTCGACGGCGCCACCCGCCTTGCCCGCGCCTCCGCCCTGTACGGGGAGACCGCCCGCTTCACGCCGCTACGGGCCTTTGCCGGAGGCGCTCTCGCCTACATCGCCTACTTCTCCGGCCGCCCCGCCGAGGCAGCCCAGATCGCGCAACGCGCGCAGATGCTCACCGGCCTCGGCGACGTCGCGCACCGCCGCCTGGCAGCCATCGAGGCACGCGCGCACGGCCACCGAGGCGACGCCGCCTCCGCCCAGCAGGCCATTGACGTCTCCCATCGGGAGGGACGCGGTGAGACCGACGACCTGCACGAAGGCGTGGCCGGCGAATTCGGCTTCCCCGGCGAGCGGTTGGCCATGTCCAACGCCTCGACCTGCCTGCTCCTCGGTGACGGCGAACAGGCCGAGGCCGCAGCCCGCACCGCCCTGGAGCTGGTAACCAGCAAGCCCGAGGCACTGCGCTCCGCACACGTCGTGGGCGGCGCCGCCGCGGACCTGGCCGCCGCGCGGCTGCTGAGCAGCGATCTCGATGGAGCCGCCGAAGCCCTCGAACCAGTCTGGACCGTGCCAGGTGAGCAACGCGCCACCGGCCTGCTGACCCGCATTGCGCGCATCCGCCGGGCCCTGACCGACGAATGCTTCCGCCGAACGCCCCTCGCCGACGAGATCGGTGATCGCCTGGAGCACTTCAGCCGACTCGCCGCCCAGCACCAGCTTGGTGCGGGCGCCGGAGCGGTGGCCGCCCTGGAGGGATGA
- a CDS encoding plasmid mobilization protein encodes MAEEARHQGAPGQGFVAEGGHEQRQEPSAKAGRGGRRRSRQPKQRSERQTFRASTAEATEIQEAADAKGISKARFIAQAVHAEIHGRPRLDHDEALDVLEAARIQLVRAGTNLNQIAKVLNSGGDAPHIARAADAVAGAATEIRTAARKLVS; translated from the coding sequence GTGGCGGAGGAGGCCCGTCACCAGGGGGCGCCGGGTCAGGGGTTCGTGGCCGAGGGCGGCCACGAACAGCGGCAGGAGCCGTCGGCCAAGGCCGGGCGGGGAGGACGTCGCCGCTCCCGGCAGCCCAAGCAGCGCTCCGAGCGCCAGACCTTCCGCGCCAGCACCGCCGAGGCCACCGAGATCCAGGAGGCCGCCGACGCCAAGGGCATCTCCAAGGCCCGCTTCATCGCCCAGGCCGTCCACGCCGAAATCCACGGGCGCCCTCGCCTGGACCACGACGAGGCCCTCGACGTCCTCGAAGCCGCCCGCATCCAGCTGGTGCGCGCCGGCACCAACCTCAACCAGATAGCCAAGGTCCTCAACTCCGGTGGCGACGCACCCCACATCGCCCGCGCCGCCGACGCCGTCGCGGGTGCCGCCACCGAGATCCGCACCGCCGCACGGAAGCTGGTGAGCTGA
- a CDS encoding relaxase/mobilization nuclease domain-containing protein, with protein MVPDVSRGSRTIGLIHYLYRTSDIEAHVDPHLVAAYDPHLPDPGRDAHATFSDLAADLDLWVDALGDNAPKKHVWHCPVRTAPGDRILSDEEWAIVARRVLNATGIVPDGDDQACRWIAVRHAPDHIHIVATLVRADRTRPRHHKDGTRAQAECRKIEKEFGLRRLKEGDGTAAKRPTSAERHKAERLGQEAASRELLHEHVRRALAGAADEAEFFDRLAAEGVRIKKRTAPSGDALGYKVAMVGDRNDTQEPIWFAGSTLAPDLSLPRIRKRFTIPTDTAAQATALEPSGASAPARARYVAVQAADSALASMTSADDNTAAAQLIGIGEVLDALAQTSPRSSRTELQAAARHFERASRSHIRAKNEEMYALRRAVGQIVHSGTALGRGPDGAATALILDVVILAVVAAARWHAARGHAQQAEAAQLTARHLRTAYQATAAGPLATLRAHGEHLPAPNRRRHTATVHAALPHLADRLQAEPGWDGLTAVLDQAEHAGHNTAALLAKAAAQRELDSADSASDVLVWRLHHLGYVTAPPRRPKPNPAPTPVAAAIPQQEAARPRRR; from the coding sequence TTGGTCCCCGACGTCTCCCGCGGCTCCCGCACCATCGGGCTGATCCACTACCTCTACCGCACCAGCGACATCGAGGCCCACGTCGACCCCCACCTCGTCGCCGCCTACGACCCCCACCTGCCCGACCCCGGCCGCGATGCGCACGCCACCTTCAGCGACCTGGCCGCCGACCTCGACCTGTGGGTCGACGCCCTCGGCGACAACGCGCCGAAGAAGCATGTGTGGCACTGCCCCGTCCGTACAGCCCCCGGCGACCGGATCCTGTCCGACGAGGAATGGGCGATCGTCGCCCGCCGGGTCCTGAATGCCACCGGCATCGTCCCCGACGGCGACGACCAAGCCTGCCGCTGGATCGCTGTGCGCCACGCTCCCGACCACATCCACATCGTCGCCACCCTCGTCCGCGCCGACCGCACCCGACCCCGCCACCACAAGGACGGCACCCGCGCCCAGGCCGAATGCCGCAAGATCGAGAAGGAGTTCGGGCTCCGCCGCCTCAAGGAAGGCGACGGCACCGCCGCCAAGCGCCCCACCAGCGCCGAGCGCCACAAGGCCGAACGCCTCGGTCAGGAAGCCGCCTCCCGTGAGCTGTTGCACGAGCACGTCCGCCGCGCCCTGGCCGGCGCCGCCGACGAGGCGGAGTTCTTCGACCGGCTCGCCGCGGAAGGCGTACGCATAAAGAAGCGCACCGCACCCTCCGGTGATGCGCTCGGCTACAAGGTCGCCATGGTCGGCGACCGCAACGACACCCAGGAGCCCATCTGGTTCGCCGGATCCACCCTCGCCCCCGACCTCTCCCTGCCCCGCATCCGGAAACGGTTCACCATCCCCACGGACACGGCCGCGCAGGCCACGGCCCTGGAGCCGAGCGGCGCCTCGGCACCAGCCCGCGCCCGCTACGTCGCTGTCCAGGCCGCCGACTCCGCCCTCGCGTCGATGACGTCCGCGGACGACAACACAGCGGCGGCCCAGCTGATCGGCATCGGCGAGGTCCTCGACGCTCTCGCCCAGACCTCACCCCGATCCAGCCGCACCGAACTGCAAGCAGCCGCACGGCATTTCGAGCGTGCCAGTCGCTCCCACATCCGCGCCAAGAACGAGGAGATGTACGCCCTGCGCCGTGCAGTCGGCCAGATCGTCCACTCCGGCACAGCCCTCGGCCGCGGCCCGGACGGCGCCGCCACCGCCCTGATCCTCGATGTCGTGATCCTGGCCGTTGTCGCTGCCGCCCGCTGGCACGCCGCCCGCGGCCACGCCCAGCAGGCCGAGGCCGCACAGCTCACCGCCCGCCACCTGCGTACCGCCTACCAGGCCACCGCTGCCGGCCCACTGGCCACACTGCGCGCCCACGGCGAACACCTGCCCGCCCCGAACCGACGACGCCACACCGCCACGGTCCACGCCGCCCTACCCCACCTCGCCGACCGCCTCCAGGCCGAGCCCGGCTGGGACGGACTGACAGCCGTCCTCGACCAGGCCGAACATGCTGGCCACAACACGGCCGCCCTGCTTGCCAAAGCAGCCGCCCAACGCGAACTCGACAGCGCCGACTCGGCCAGCGACGTCCTCGTCTGGCGGCTGCACCACCTCGGATACGTCACCGCGCCGCCACGCCGCCCAAAGCCGAACCCCGCTCCGACGCCCGTCGCGGCAGCCATCCCCCAGCAGGAAGCGGCGCGACCACGCCGACGGTGA
- a CDS encoding ATP-binding protein has translation MMTATGSRPSVGRILRAVATPLEPSPESVSRARRTVHDTLAAWGLDNLADDMVLVASELVTNALQHTSGPIVMVLQQRDETVLIEVADVSSALPVQRRESADDESGRGLALVEAFSDDWGYRRRGNRRGKWVWCSWSLSPMATEHVDQPIPLEAAS, from the coding sequence ATGATGACGGCCACCGGATCGCGGCCGTCGGTCGGCCGCATCCTGCGCGCGGTCGCGACGCCTCTGGAGCCCAGTCCGGAATCCGTGTCCAGGGCGCGCAGGACCGTGCACGACACGCTGGCCGCATGGGGCCTGGACAACCTGGCGGACGACATGGTGCTCGTCGCGTCAGAACTCGTGACCAATGCCCTGCAGCACACCTCAGGGCCGATCGTGATGGTGTTGCAGCAGCGCGACGAGACGGTCCTCATCGAGGTCGCCGATGTCTCTTCCGCTCTTCCGGTGCAACGCCGCGAGTCGGCCGACGACGAGTCCGGCCGCGGGTTAGCGCTGGTGGAGGCGTTCTCGGACGACTGGGGATACCGCAGGCGGGGGAACCGTCGCGGTAAGTGGGTGTGGTGCAGCTGGTCACTGAGTCCCATGGCCACCGAGCACGTCGACCAGCCCATCCCCCTGGAGGCTGCGTCGTGA